The Petropleomorpha daqingensis genome includes a window with the following:
- the ffh gene encoding signal recognition particle protein, whose amino-acid sequence MFETLSDRLDKVFTGLRGKGRLTDADIDATAREIRIALLEADVALPVVRTFINAIKERARGSSVSQALNPAQQVIKIVNEELIEILGGETRRIRLAKTSPTVIMLAGLQGSGKTTLAGKLGLWLKSQGHQPLLVAADLQRPNAVNQLSIVAGQAGVDVYAPQPGNGVGDPVQVARDSIDHARRTMHDVVVVDTAGRLGIDAELMQQAADIRDAVHPDETLFVVDAMIGQDAVTTAEAFRDGVGFSGVVLTKLDGDARGGAALSVRYVTGQPIMFASSGEKLADFDVFHPERMASRILGMGDVLTLIEQAEQAFDADQAEKMAGKLMSREGFTLEDFLEQMMAIRKMGPIANLLGMLPGAGQMKEQLKQIDDRDLDRTAAIIRSMTPEERVNSKIINASRRVRIANGSGVSVTDVNQLLERFAQAQKMMGQMAGSMGLPGMGPMSKKARGRQMQAQSRGKGKKGKGKAKGGPARRPIGPPGGLPGGLPGGFPGGMPSLPPGQGLPDLTKLNFDQFKDDGGR is encoded by the coding sequence GTGTTCGAGACGCTCTCCGACCGCCTGGACAAGGTCTTCACCGGCCTGCGAGGCAAGGGTCGGCTGACCGACGCCGACATCGACGCGACGGCGCGCGAGATCCGCATCGCGCTGCTCGAGGCCGACGTCGCGCTGCCCGTCGTCCGGACGTTCATCAACGCCATCAAGGAGCGGGCCCGCGGGTCCTCGGTCTCCCAGGCGCTGAACCCGGCGCAGCAGGTCATCAAGATCGTCAACGAGGAGCTCATCGAGATCCTCGGCGGCGAGACGCGCCGGATCCGGCTGGCGAAGACCTCGCCGACGGTGATCATGCTCGCCGGCCTGCAGGGCTCCGGCAAGACGACGCTCGCCGGCAAGCTCGGCCTCTGGCTGAAGTCGCAGGGCCACCAGCCCCTGCTGGTCGCCGCCGACCTGCAGCGGCCGAACGCGGTCAACCAGCTCTCGATCGTGGCCGGTCAGGCCGGCGTCGACGTCTACGCGCCCCAGCCGGGCAACGGCGTCGGCGACCCGGTGCAGGTGGCTCGGGACTCCATCGACCACGCCCGCCGGACCATGCACGACGTCGTCGTCGTCGACACCGCCGGCCGGCTGGGCATCGACGCCGAGCTGATGCAGCAGGCCGCCGACATCCGCGACGCCGTGCACCCCGACGAGACGCTGTTCGTCGTCGACGCGATGATCGGCCAGGACGCCGTCACCACCGCCGAGGCCTTCCGCGACGGTGTCGGCTTCTCCGGCGTCGTCCTCACCAAGCTCGACGGCGACGCGCGCGGTGGTGCCGCGCTCTCGGTGCGCTACGTGACCGGGCAGCCGATCATGTTCGCCTCCTCCGGCGAGAAGCTCGCCGACTTCGACGTCTTCCACCCCGAGCGGATGGCCTCGCGCATCCTCGGCATGGGCGACGTGCTGACCCTCATCGAGCAGGCCGAGCAGGCCTTCGACGCCGACCAGGCCGAGAAGATGGCCGGCAAGCTCATGAGCCGCGAGGGCTTCACCCTCGAGGACTTCCTCGAGCAGATGATGGCGATCCGCAAGATGGGCCCGATCGCCAACCTGCTCGGCATGCTGCCCGGGGCCGGGCAGATGAAGGAGCAGCTCAAGCAGATCGACGACCGCGACCTCGACCGGACCGCGGCGATCATCCGCTCGATGACGCCCGAGGAGCGGGTCAACTCCAAGATCATCAACGCGTCGCGGCGGGTCCGCATCGCCAACGGTTCGGGCGTGAGCGTCACCGACGTCAACCAGCTGCTGGAGCGCTTCGCGCAGGCCCAGAAGATGATGGGCCAGATGGCCGGCAGCATGGGCCTGCCCGGCATGGGACCCATGTCGAAGAAGGCCCGCGGCCGGCAGATGCAGGCGCAATCGCGCGGCAAGGGCAAGAAGGGCAAGGGCAAGGCCAAGGGCGGCCCCGCGCGGCGGCCGATCGGCCCGCCCGGCGGTCTGCCGGGTGGCCTGCCCGGGGGCTTCCCGGGCGGCATGCCGAGCCTGCCTCCGGGTCAGGGCCTGCCCGACCTCACCAAGCTCAACTTCGACCAGTTCAAGGACGACGGCGGCCGGTGA
- a CDS encoding VOC family protein, protein MPSSGLLHHVELWVPDLTRAERSWGWLLTRLGAEPFQSWEHGRSWRSGDVYVVVEQSPALVGDRHERRSPGLNHLAFHTDDDLEALVREATEHGWRLLFPDRHPFAGGPEHRAAYLEDEDGFEVELVSR, encoded by the coding sequence ATGCCCAGCTCAGGTCTGCTGCACCACGTGGAGCTGTGGGTGCCCGATCTCACACGAGCCGAGCGCTCGTGGGGCTGGCTGCTCACCCGGTTGGGCGCCGAACCGTTCCAGTCGTGGGAGCACGGCCGCTCGTGGCGGTCCGGCGACGTCTACGTCGTCGTCGAGCAGTCCCCGGCGCTGGTCGGCGACCGGCACGAGCGCCGCTCCCCCGGGCTGAACCACCTGGCGTTCCACACCGACGACGACCTCGAGGCGCTCGTGCGTGAGGCGACCGAGCACGGGTGGCGGCTGCTGTTCCCGGATCGACACCCGTTCGCCGGCGGCCCGGAGCACCGCGCCGCCTACCTCGAGGACGAGGACGGGTTCGAGGTGGAGCTGGTCAGCCGCTGA
- a CDS encoding amidohydrolase family protein, which translates to MSPAVHLSGVVLPDGEHRDLWVRDGRITFEPVPGAETVSRGGWILPGLVDAHCHVGIGPGGALVEDPAELREQALTERAAGVLALRDCGSPVDTRFLDDDPELPRIIRAGRHIAAPRRYMPGIAVEVEPGDLAAEVATQARRGDGWVKLVGDWIDRGVGDLAPEWPADAVKDAIEAAHAEGARVTAHTFGTDALPDLIDAGIDCIEHGTGLTEELIGRMAARGTAVVPTLVNVAHFPGFAAAGEAKFPSYASTMRRLHASAGAVVRAAFDAGVPVYAGTDAGGGIAHGGIADEIRALADAGLPAEAALAAGSWAARDWLGLPCVEEGAVADLVVYDADPRADLDALARPQLTVLRGALLR; encoded by the coding sequence GTGAGCCCCGCCGTCCACCTCTCCGGCGTCGTCCTGCCCGACGGGGAGCACCGCGACCTGTGGGTGCGGGACGGGCGGATCACCTTCGAGCCGGTCCCCGGCGCCGAGACGGTGAGCCGCGGGGGGTGGATCCTGCCCGGGCTGGTCGACGCGCACTGCCACGTCGGCATCGGCCCCGGTGGGGCGCTGGTCGAGGATCCCGCGGAGCTGCGCGAGCAGGCGCTGACCGAGCGGGCCGCCGGCGTGCTGGCGCTGCGGGACTGCGGCTCGCCGGTCGACACCCGCTTCCTGGACGACGACCCCGAGCTGCCGCGGATCATCCGGGCCGGCCGGCACATCGCCGCCCCGCGCCGCTACATGCCGGGCATCGCCGTCGAGGTGGAGCCCGGCGACCTGGCCGCCGAGGTGGCCACCCAGGCCCGCCGCGGCGACGGCTGGGTCAAGCTGGTCGGCGACTGGATCGACCGGGGTGTGGGCGACCTGGCGCCCGAGTGGCCGGCCGACGCCGTCAAGGACGCCATCGAGGCGGCGCACGCCGAAGGGGCGCGGGTCACGGCGCACACCTTCGGCACCGACGCGCTGCCCGACCTGATCGACGCCGGCATCGACTGCATCGAGCACGGCACCGGCCTCACCGAGGAGCTCATCGGCCGGATGGCCGCGCGGGGCACGGCCGTCGTCCCGACGCTGGTCAACGTCGCCCACTTCCCGGGTTTCGCCGCCGCGGGGGAGGCCAAGTTCCCCTCGTACGCCTCCACCATGCGGCGGCTGCACGCCTCGGCCGGCGCGGTCGTCCGGGCCGCGTTCGACGCCGGAGTCCCGGTGTACGCGGGCACAGACGCGGGCGGCGGCATCGCGCACGGCGGGATCGCCGACGAGATCCGGGCCCTGGCCGACGCCGGGTTGCCCGCCGAGGCGGCCCTGGCGGCCGGGTCATGGGCCGCCAGGGACTGGCTCGGGTTGCCGTGCGTCGAGGAGGGCGCGGTCGCCGACCTCGTGGTCTACGACGCCGACCCGCGCGCCGATCTCGACGCGCTGGCCAGGCCGCAGCTCACCGTGCTCCGCGGCGCGTTGCTCAGATAG
- a CDS encoding [protein-PII] uridylyltransferase — translation MLDLEALAKESRADRVAVLDSWLADLLADAVAGTPPPKQRRGGPPPRTGTDGLALVAVGSLGRREPPPHGDVDLVLVHDGRPEIAALADALWYPIWDAGLRLDHSVRSVAEAVSVASADVKAGLGLLDARLVAGDAELAASLRTATRASWRQSAAKLLPELKELRRGRARQVGELAFLLEPDLKEAYGGLREGQVLRAIAAAQLADEPSVEAEQSYSFLLDVRDELRRRSDRRSDVLVRQEQRPVADALGLTDEDTLLREVSLAGRRLAFVADETWRRVDAALVRRPRGRHRRIRREPLAEGVVRQDDEVVLARDARPAADPGLLLRAAAAAARVDVPLSPYTLKVLAVHTSPLPEPWPAEVRWSFLRLLASGRPAVAVLEQLDQEGLLARLLPEWDRVRSLPQRHPWHRFTVDRHLVETAAAAAELTHDVDRPDLLLIGALLHDIGKGWPGDHSVVGEPIAREIAVRMGFTPEDVDVIAALVRHHLLLPDTATRRDIDDPATVERVAATIGHDAAVLQLLHAIAQADGAATSTSAWSPWKAHLVAALVARVQARLGAGSVPEPVLLPTEPQVSAPAAHADGAVTVGVEDVADGQQVTIGAPDRPGLFSRLAGVLALNQLDVRAAKVSAEKGYATAVFAVRPRFGRAPVPEILADGVRAALEGTLLLADRLRQREADYRQDGARGGAPRISWHDSEVSGVATGIVEVRAADRAGLLYRLTAAIADEGLDVTSARIETFGADAADSFYVVNPSGVPIDPEQRSRVEAALVEAARGAPADVL, via the coding sequence TCTCGAGGCGCTGGCGAAGGAGTCGCGGGCCGACCGGGTCGCGGTCCTGGACTCCTGGCTGGCCGACCTGCTCGCCGACGCGGTCGCGGGGACGCCGCCGCCCAAGCAGCGCCGCGGCGGCCCGCCGCCCCGCACCGGCACCGACGGCCTCGCGCTGGTCGCCGTCGGCAGCCTCGGCCGGCGCGAGCCCCCGCCGCACGGGGACGTCGACCTGGTGCTGGTGCACGACGGCCGCCCCGAGATCGCCGCCCTCGCCGACGCCCTCTGGTACCCCATCTGGGACGCCGGGCTGCGGCTGGACCACTCGGTGCGGTCGGTGGCCGAGGCGGTGTCGGTGGCGTCGGCCGACGTCAAGGCCGGCCTGGGCCTGCTCGACGCCCGCCTGGTCGCCGGGGACGCGGAGCTCGCCGCGAGCCTGCGGACGGCGACGCGGGCCAGCTGGCGGCAGTCCGCGGCCAAGCTGCTGCCCGAGCTCAAGGAGCTGCGCCGCGGCCGCGCCCGCCAGGTCGGCGAGCTCGCGTTCCTGCTCGAGCCCGACCTCAAGGAGGCCTACGGCGGGCTGCGGGAGGGTCAGGTGCTGCGCGCGATCGCCGCCGCGCAGCTGGCCGACGAGCCCTCCGTCGAGGCCGAGCAGTCCTACTCCTTCCTCCTCGACGTCCGCGACGAGCTGCGGCGGCGCAGCGACCGGCGCAGCGACGTGCTCGTGCGCCAGGAGCAGCGGCCGGTCGCCGACGCCCTGGGCCTCACCGACGAGGACACCCTGCTGCGCGAGGTCAGCCTGGCCGGGCGCCGGCTGGCCTTCGTCGCCGACGAGACGTGGCGGCGGGTCGACGCCGCGCTGGTCCGGCGGCCGCGCGGGCGCCACCGGCGGATCCGCCGCGAGCCGCTGGCCGAGGGGGTCGTCCGCCAGGACGACGAGGTCGTGCTCGCCCGCGACGCCCGGCCGGCCGCCGACCCCGGGCTGCTGCTGCGCGCGGCGGCCGCCGCGGCGCGGGTCGACGTCCCGCTGTCGCCGTACACGCTCAAGGTCCTCGCGGTGCACACCTCGCCGCTGCCCGAGCCGTGGCCGGCGGAGGTGCGCTGGTCGTTCCTCCGGCTGCTGGCCAGCGGGCGGCCCGCCGTCGCCGTGCTCGAGCAGCTCGACCAGGAGGGCCTGCTCGCCCGCCTGCTGCCGGAGTGGGACCGGGTGCGCTCGCTGCCGCAGCGCCACCCCTGGCACCGGTTCACCGTCGACCGCCACCTCGTGGAGACCGCCGCGGCCGCCGCGGAGCTGACCCACGACGTCGACCGGCCCGACCTGCTGCTGATCGGCGCGCTGCTGCACGACATCGGCAAGGGCTGGCCGGGCGACCACAGCGTGGTCGGCGAGCCGATCGCCCGGGAGATCGCCGTCCGCATGGGGTTCACCCCCGAGGACGTCGACGTGATCGCCGCCCTCGTGCGGCACCACCTGCTGCTGCCCGACACCGCCACCCGCCGCGACATCGACGACCCGGCGACCGTCGAGCGGGTCGCGGCCACGATCGGGCACGACGCGGCGGTCCTGCAGCTGCTGCACGCGATCGCCCAGGCCGACGGCGCGGCCACCAGCACGTCGGCCTGGTCGCCGTGGAAGGCGCACCTCGTCGCCGCGCTGGTCGCCCGGGTGCAGGCCCGGCTGGGTGCCGGGTCGGTGCCGGAGCCCGTGCTGCTCCCCACCGAGCCGCAGGTCAGCGCGCCGGCGGCCCACGCGGACGGGGCGGTCACCGTCGGCGTCGAGGACGTCGCCGACGGCCAGCAGGTGACCATCGGCGCCCCCGACCGGCCCGGCCTGTTCAGCCGCCTGGCCGGCGTGCTCGCCCTCAACCAGCTCGACGTGCGCGCGGCGAAGGTGTCGGCCGAGAAGGGCTACGCGACGGCGGTGTTCGCCGTCCGGCCGCGGTTCGGGCGCGCGCCGGTGCCGGAGATCCTCGCCGACGGCGTGCGGGCCGCGCTGGAGGGGACGCTCCTGCTCGCCGACCGGCTGCGCCAGCGGGAGGCCGACTACCGGCAGGACGGCGCCCGCGGGGGCGCGCCGCGGATCTCCTGGCACGACTCCGAGGTCAGCGGTGTGGCCACGGGCATCGTCGAGGTGCGCGCGGCCGACCGCGCCGGGCTGCTGTACCGGCTCACCGCAGCGATCGCCGACGAGGGTCTCGACGTGACCAGCGCCCGGATCGAGACCTTCGGCGCCGACGCCGCCGACAGCTTCTACGTGGTCAACCCGTCGGGCGTGCCGATCGACCCCGAGCAGCGGTCGCGGGTGGAGGCGGCGCTGGTCGAGGCGGCCCGCGGCGCCCCGGCCGACGTCCTCTAG
- a CDS encoding response regulator transcription factor produces the protein MAQLLVVEDDERIRTALIRALRERGHAVDSAGTAMSGLQQAVEGRPDLVVLDLGLPDLDGAELLRMLRAVSTVPVIVATARDDDGSIVSALDAGADDYVLKPFQAGQLEARIRAVLRRAGGVEAPAAVTVGDLTVDPRTRRVTLAGAPVELAPKEFDLLAYLAARVGTVVAKRELLREVWQLPYGGSDKTVDVHLSWLRRKLGESAAEPRLIQTVRGVGVRLAEPEP, from the coding sequence GTGGCACAGCTGCTGGTCGTGGAGGACGACGAACGCATCCGCACCGCCCTGATCCGGGCGCTGCGGGAGCGCGGGCACGCCGTCGACTCCGCCGGCACCGCCATGAGCGGGCTGCAGCAGGCGGTCGAGGGCCGGCCGGACCTCGTCGTCCTCGACCTGGGCCTGCCCGACCTCGACGGTGCCGAACTGCTGCGCATGCTGCGCGCCGTCTCCACCGTGCCGGTCATCGTCGCGACCGCCCGGGACGACGACGGCAGCATCGTCTCGGCGCTGGACGCCGGCGCCGACGACTACGTGCTCAAGCCCTTCCAGGCCGGCCAGCTGGAGGCCCGGATCCGGGCCGTGCTGCGCCGGGCGGGTGGCGTCGAGGCACCCGCGGCCGTGACCGTCGGCGACCTCACCGTCGACCCGCGCACGCGCCGGGTGACGCTGGCCGGCGCGCCGGTCGAGCTGGCCCCCAAGGAGTTCGACCTGCTCGCCTACCTCGCGGCCCGGGTCGGCACGGTGGTGGCCAAGCGCGAGCTGCTGCGGGAGGTCTGGCAGCTGCCCTACGGCGGCTCGGACAAGACCGTCGACGTCCATCTGTCCTGGCTGCGCCGCAAGCTCGGCGAGTCGGCGGCCGAGCCGCGGCTGATCCAGACCGTGCGCGGCGTCGGCGTCCGGCTGGCCGAGCCCGAGCCGTGA
- a CDS encoding proline--tRNA ligase yields the protein MSTLFLRTLRDDPADAEVPSHRLLVRAGYIRRAAPGGFTWLPLGYRVFRNVERVVREEMDAMGAQEVHFPALLPREPYEATGRWTEYGDNLFRLKDRRGADMLLGPTHEEMFTLLVKDLYSSYKDLPLALYQIQTKFRDEARPRAGLLRGREFTMKDSYSFDSSDAGLDASYARHRDAYIKIFDRLGLEYVIVSAMSGAMGGSKSEEFLHPTEIGEDTFVRSPGGYAANVEAVRTVVPDPIPLDGLPAAHVEDTPDTPTIETLVAVAQQLFPDEGHTAASTLKNVVVTLVHPDGTREPLVIGIPGDREVDAKRLEAQVAPAEVEPFTDFDKHPGLVKGYIGPEALGKDSETGIRYLVDPRVVPGTRWITGANAVGKHVFDLVAGRDFTWDGVVEAAEVLPGDPAPDGSGPLELARGVEIGHIFQLGRKYADALDLQVLDENGKLVTVTMGSYGIGVSRAVAAIAESTLDELGLCWPREIAPADVHVVATGKDAAVFEAAESLAQELVSAGLTVLYDDRPKVSPGVKFKDAELLGMPTIVTVGRGLADGVIEVRDRRTGEREEVPVAEAAARVLDAARR from the coding sequence ATGTCCACCCTGTTCCTGCGCACGCTGCGCGACGACCCGGCCGACGCCGAGGTCCCGAGCCACCGGCTGCTCGTGCGCGCCGGCTACATCCGCCGCGCCGCTCCCGGTGGCTTCACCTGGCTGCCGCTGGGCTACCGGGTCTTCCGCAACGTCGAGCGGGTGGTCCGCGAGGAGATGGACGCCATGGGCGCCCAGGAGGTGCACTTCCCGGCGCTGCTGCCGCGCGAGCCCTACGAGGCGACCGGCCGCTGGACCGAGTACGGCGACAACCTCTTCCGGCTCAAGGACCGCCGCGGCGCCGACATGCTGCTCGGGCCGACGCACGAGGAGATGTTCACGCTCCTGGTGAAGGACCTGTACTCGTCGTACAAGGACCTCCCGCTGGCGCTGTACCAGATCCAGACCAAGTTCCGGGACGAGGCGCGGCCGAGGGCCGGCCTGCTGCGCGGCCGCGAGTTCACGATGAAGGACAGCTACTCCTTCGACTCCTCCGACGCCGGCCTCGACGCCTCCTACGCCCGCCACCGCGACGCCTACATCAAGATCTTCGACCGGCTGGGCCTGGAGTACGTGATCGTCTCGGCGATGTCCGGCGCCATGGGCGGCTCGAAGAGCGAGGAGTTCCTGCACCCGACGGAGATCGGCGAGGACACCTTCGTCCGCTCGCCCGGCGGGTACGCCGCCAACGTCGAGGCCGTGCGGACCGTCGTCCCCGACCCGATCCCGCTCGACGGGCTGCCGGCCGCGCACGTCGAGGACACCCCCGACACCCCGACCATCGAGACGCTGGTCGCCGTCGCGCAGCAGCTGTTCCCCGACGAGGGCCACACCGCCGCGTCGACGCTGAAGAACGTCGTCGTCACCCTCGTGCACCCCGACGGGACGCGCGAGCCGCTGGTCATCGGCATCCCGGGCGACCGCGAGGTCGACGCCAAGCGGCTGGAGGCGCAGGTCGCGCCGGCCGAGGTGGAGCCGTTCACCGACTTCGACAAGCACCCGGGCCTGGTCAAGGGCTACATCGGCCCCGAGGCGCTCGGCAAGGACAGCGAGACGGGCATCCGCTACCTGGTCGACCCGCGCGTCGTCCCGGGCACGCGGTGGATCACCGGCGCCAACGCCGTCGGCAAGCACGTCTTCGACCTCGTCGCCGGCCGGGACTTCACCTGGGACGGCGTCGTCGAGGCCGCCGAGGTGCTGCCCGGCGACCCGGCCCCGGACGGCTCCGGCCCGCTGGAGCTGGCCCGCGGCGTGGAGATCGGCCACATCTTCCAGCTCGGCCGCAAGTACGCCGACGCGCTCGACCTCCAGGTGCTCGACGAGAACGGCAAGCTGGTCACGGTCACCATGGGCTCCTACGGCATCGGCGTCTCGCGCGCGGTCGCCGCGATCGCCGAGTCGACGCTGGACGAGCTGGGCCTGTGCTGGCCGCGGGAGATCGCGCCGGCCGACGTGCACGTCGTGGCCACGGGCAAGGACGCCGCGGTGTTCGAGGCGGCCGAGTCGCTCGCCCAGGAGCTGGTCTCCGCCGGCCTGACCGTGCTCTACGACGACAGGCCGAAGGTCAGCCCCGGCGTGAAGTTCAAGGACGCCGAGCTGCTCGGGATGCCGACGATCGTGACCGTGGGCCGCGGCCTGGCCGACGGCGTGATCGAGGTGCGCGACCGGAGGACCGGGGAGCGCGAGGAGGTGCCGGTCGCCGAGGCCGCCGCCCGAGTGCTGGACGCGGCCCGGCGGTGA
- the rpsP gene encoding 30S ribosomal protein S16, with protein sequence MATKIKLMRLGKMRAPYYRIVVADARTKRDGRSIETIGKYHPKEEPSFIEVDSERAQYWLGVGAQPTEAVAAIFRVTGDWQKFKGEPAPAPMKVAEPKPDKKALYEAAVRAAGGEEPAEGATTPKKKAAPKKAAPAAEAAPAADAAPAAEAAPAADAAESVDEAAGAAGEGPASGAPAETPAE encoded by the coding sequence GTGGCCACCAAGATCAAGCTCATGCGCCTGGGCAAGATGCGCGCCCCGTACTACCGCATCGTCGTCGCCGACGCCCGCACCAAGCGGGACGGTCGCTCGATCGAGACGATCGGCAAGTACCACCCGAAGGAGGAGCCCTCCTTCATCGAGGTCGACAGCGAGCGCGCCCAGTACTGGCTGGGTGTCGGCGCGCAGCCGACCGAGGCGGTCGCCGCGATCTTCCGCGTGACCGGTGACTGGCAGAAGTTCAAGGGCGAGCCGGCCCCGGCCCCGATGAAGGTCGCCGAGCCGAAGCCGGACAAGAAGGCCCTCTACGAGGCCGCCGTCCGCGCTGCCGGTGGCGAGGAGCCCGCCGAGGGCGCCACCACGCCGAAGAAGAAGGCCGCCCCGAAGAAGGCTGCGCCCGCCGCCGAGGCCGCTCCGGCTGCCGACGCCGCGCCCGCCGCCGAGGCCGCTCCGGCTGCCGACGCCGCGGAGTCCGTGGACGAGGCCGCCGGTGCCGCCGGCGAGGGCCCGGCCTCGGGCGCCCCGGCCGAGACGCCCGCCGAGTAA
- a CDS encoding sensor histidine kinase, with translation MRRRITLLVAATTSVVLLAFLLPAATLVARVAEARALDAARQELQFLTPSVALGSPENVQTALAGLGDDDVGVLWVDGQWLGRTGVTTTPPTTAEELTGDEGTRLVQPVQRSNGDLAVVEVFVPAADLHAGVTRTWLVLTGLGVVLFVLALLVADRLARSLTRPVTELAETAHRLGSGDLTARVRPGGPPEVREVGTAVNRLAGRIGELLAAERESAADLAHRLRTPLTALRLDAESLAGPDRERLLDDVDALGRTVDEVIAEARRPVREGLGAACDASAVVAERVAFWSVLAEEEGRPVDLALPGRPLPVRVAAADLGAALDALLGNVFAHTPEGAGLRVAVRPRDGGGAEVDVADSGPGLPEAAVERGHSGGGSTGLGLDIARRTAENSGGGLRLASSPSGATITLELGPPA, from the coding sequence GTGAGGCGCCGCATCACGCTGCTGGTGGCGGCCACCACCTCGGTCGTGCTGCTGGCGTTCCTGCTGCCGGCCGCGACCCTGGTCGCCCGCGTGGCGGAGGCGCGGGCGCTGGACGCGGCCCGCCAGGAGCTGCAGTTCCTCACCCCGTCGGTCGCCCTCGGCTCGCCGGAGAACGTGCAGACCGCGCTGGCCGGCCTCGGCGACGACGACGTCGGCGTGCTCTGGGTCGACGGGCAGTGGCTCGGCCGGACGGGCGTCACCACCACGCCCCCCACGACCGCGGAGGAGCTCACCGGCGACGAGGGCACCCGGCTGGTCCAGCCGGTGCAGCGCTCCAATGGCGATCTCGCCGTCGTCGAGGTGTTCGTGCCGGCCGCCGACCTGCACGCCGGGGTGACCCGCACCTGGCTGGTGCTGACCGGCCTCGGCGTCGTGCTCTTCGTGCTCGCCCTGCTCGTCGCCGACCGGCTGGCCCGCTCGCTCACCCGCCCGGTTACCGAGCTCGCCGAGACGGCGCACCGGCTGGGCAGCGGCGACCTCACCGCCCGCGTGCGACCCGGGGGTCCGCCCGAGGTCCGCGAGGTCGGGACGGCGGTCAACCGGCTGGCCGGGCGGATCGGGGAGCTCCTGGCCGCCGAGCGCGAGTCGGCCGCCGACCTCGCGCACCGGCTGCGCACGCCGCTGACCGCGCTGCGGCTGGACGCCGAGTCGCTGGCCGGCCCGGACCGCGAGCGGCTGCTCGACGACGTCGACGCCCTCGGCCGCACCGTCGACGAGGTGATCGCCGAGGCCCGGCGGCCGGTGCGCGAGGGGCTCGGGGCTGCCTGCGACGCCTCCGCCGTGGTCGCCGAGCGGGTCGCGTTCTGGTCGGTGCTGGCCGAGGAGGAGGGCCGGCCCGTCGACCTGGCCCTGCCCGGGCGTCCGCTCCCGGTCCGGGTCGCGGCGGCCGACCTCGGGGCGGCGCTGGACGCGCTGCTCGGCAACGTCTTCGCGCACACCCCCGAGGGCGCCGGTCTGCGGGTCGCCGTCCGGCCCCGGGACGGCGGCGGTGCGGAGGTGGACGTCGCCGACTCCGGACCCGGGCTGCCCGAGGCGGCGGTCGAGCGCGGGCACAGCGGCGGCGGCTCGACCGGGCTCGGGCTCGACATCGCCCGGCGCACCGCGGAGAACTCCGGTGGCGGCCTCCGGCTGGCGTCCTCGCCTTCCGGGGCCACGATCACCCTCGAGCTTGGGCCGCCTGCCTAG
- a CDS encoding DMT family transporter, with the protein MILGAGLALLAAMCNAIAAGLQQRASLLIDARHRVAEAPGGALTTRYLPVLRQVRWLLRHPVWWLGWVFNTLGTLVQAVALRFGSVAQVQPLLTTQLVFDLPLSARNSRRRPLPRDWLSVIAICAGVIVFLAVPGAAPTQGAADREAVLLALAVSAVVVVLLVALAAGRSATARAAVIGVAAGICNANTAVLLKLTTTDLADRGVAATARDWPGYSVAVGTALGVLLAQQAYAAGSLAVAVAAMTVTNPVVSTLLGRLTFDVPTRGGAGALAALAIALLLMSLGAVGLAHSPTVRGSPRPVSG; encoded by the coding sequence GTGATCCTCGGGGCGGGGCTGGCGCTGCTGGCGGCGATGTGCAACGCGATCGCCGCCGGCCTGCAGCAGCGCGCCTCCTTGCTGATCGACGCCCGCCACCGGGTCGCCGAGGCGCCCGGTGGCGCGCTGACGACCCGCTACCTGCCGGTGCTGCGGCAGGTCCGCTGGCTGCTGCGGCACCCGGTGTGGTGGCTGGGCTGGGTGTTCAACACCCTGGGCACCCTCGTGCAGGCCGTCGCCCTGCGCTTCGGCTCCGTGGCGCAGGTGCAGCCGCTGCTCACCACCCAGCTGGTCTTCGACCTGCCGCTGTCGGCGCGGAACTCCCGGCGGCGGCCGCTGCCGCGCGACTGGCTGTCGGTGATCGCCATCTGCGCCGGGGTGATCGTGTTCCTCGCCGTGCCGGGTGCCGCCCCGACGCAGGGTGCGGCCGATCGGGAAGCCGTGCTCCTGGCCCTGGCCGTCTCGGCCGTGGTCGTCGTCCTGCTGGTCGCCCTGGCGGCGGGCCGCTCCGCGACCGCCCGCGCCGCCGTGATCGGCGTCGCCGCCGGCATCTGCAACGCCAACACCGCCGTGCTGCTCAAGCTGACCACCACCGACCTCGCCGACCGGGGTGTGGCCGCGACCGCGCGCGACTGGCCGGGCTACTCGGTGGCCGTCGGGACCGCCCTGGGCGTGCTGCTGGCCCAGCAGGCCTACGCCGCCGGCTCCCTGGCGGTGGCCGTGGCCGCCATGACGGTGACCAACCCGGTGGTCAGCACGCTGCTCGGGCGGCTCACGTTCGACGTGCCGACGCGGGGCGGGGCCGGCGCGCTCGCCGCCCTGGCGATCGCGCTGCTGCTGATGTCGCTGGGCGCCGTCGGGCTGGCGCACTCCCCGACCGTCCGGGGCAGCCCGCGGCCGGTCAGCGGCTGA